From the genome of Parafrankia irregularis, one region includes:
- a CDS encoding WS/DGAT domain-containing protein gives MDRIRLLNAFDTALLEYQLLHADVPINVNCLLLGKGPAPDIGVVRGWVAERLRRFPLLTERLVCVPGRRARYGWRADPDVDLNHLVREHPVFPPAPTASVASPASAGGVGGLGAGPGFGGTALHDFVARRSDEVVSMAGPPWQLWLLRSADDTEFALLYRASHIQQDGTAKNLVLSALFGVGSDPMAFVPPQRREAGRTRSREVGAAVARSLQWLAPTTGPASFAAPWLGRTIHGWETTSLSLLRSIGTPVGGTVNDVFLAALAGALRRWPGTGRAAVGLPVAMAVSTRQPGERAMLANFVAGARIVLPCAEELPLDRLLAVRDRTDRLKQGGTLGVGERLLFEFLPARIRPRLFDAGLSGRSSLLSVSNQAGAPGPLALAGQPITTAVPIPTLFPGQRLACHLSGLGDAVSVGTAADAGLPGAGDLARLWVEEVGLLDDAVRALLAGSGQWTANGPAR, from the coding sequence ATGGACCGCATTCGCCTTCTCAATGCTTTCGACACCGCACTGCTCGAATACCAGCTGCTGCACGCGGATGTACCGATAAACGTCAACTGCCTGCTGCTGGGGAAGGGCCCGGCGCCTGATATCGGGGTGGTGCGGGGCTGGGTGGCCGAGCGGCTGCGCCGGTTCCCGCTGCTCACCGAGCGGCTGGTCTGCGTGCCCGGTCGCCGGGCTCGCTATGGCTGGCGGGCCGACCCGGATGTCGATCTGAACCACCTTGTCCGGGAACACCCGGTGTTCCCGCCTGCCCCCACGGCCTCCGTGGCATCCCCGGCCTCAGCAGGTGGCGTGGGGGGCCTGGGCGCCGGGCCGGGGTTCGGCGGAACCGCGCTGCATGACTTCGTGGCGCGACGCAGTGACGAGGTCGTGTCGATGGCTGGTCCGCCCTGGCAGCTCTGGCTGCTGCGGTCCGCCGACGACACCGAGTTCGCCCTGCTCTACCGGGCGAGCCACATCCAACAGGACGGCACCGCGAAGAACCTCGTTCTGTCGGCGCTGTTCGGGGTCGGCTCCGATCCGATGGCGTTCGTGCCGCCGCAGCGTCGGGAGGCGGGGCGGACCCGGTCGAGGGAGGTCGGCGCCGCGGTCGCCCGCTCGTTGCAGTGGCTGGCGCCGACGACCGGGCCGGCCTCGTTCGCCGCGCCCTGGCTCGGGCGGACGATCCACGGCTGGGAGACGACCTCCCTGTCGCTCCTCCGTTCGATCGGGACTCCCGTCGGCGGGACGGTCAACGACGTGTTCCTCGCGGCACTGGCCGGTGCGTTGCGGCGCTGGCCGGGTACCGGCAGGGCCGCGGTGGGCCTGCCGGTGGCGATGGCGGTCAGCACCCGCCAGCCTGGGGAGCGCGCGATGCTCGCGAACTTCGTGGCGGGCGCGCGGATCGTCCTGCCGTGTGCCGAGGAGCTGCCCCTTGATCGGCTGCTGGCCGTCCGAGACCGGACGGATCGCCTCAAACAAGGCGGAACGCTCGGGGTAGGCGAGCGGCTGCTCTTCGAGTTCCTGCCGGCCCGGATCCGGCCCCGCCTCTTCGACGCCGGGCTGAGTGGACGCTCCTCCCTGCTGTCGGTCTCGAACCAGGCCGGCGCGCCCGGCCCGCTCGCCCTCGCCGGCCAGCCGATCACGACGGCGGTGCCCATTCCGACGCTGTTCCCGGGGCAGCGGCTCGCCTGCCACCTCAGCGGCCTCGGTGACGCCGTCAGCGTGGGCACCGCGGCGGACGCCGGCCTTCCCGGGGCCGGTGACCTCGCCCGCCTGTGGGTGGAGGAGGTCGGGCTGCTCGACGACGCCGTCCGGGCCCTGCTCGCAGGCAGCGGGCAGTGGACGGCGAACGGGCCGGCGCGGTGA
- a CDS encoding DUF4232 domain-containing protein: MRTPPGRPARLRLVAMLSLAVSIAASVAGCGDAGSSTDSASASVPTSPGASAAVSGPALTPPPTSSVAATAPSTSASTAASGGVPACAAAGLTAAVDDLQGAAGHIYGRIVLTNTGSAPCVVAGFPGVSVVDEAGRQIGAAADRNGPSGAPVTLAPGGRAGATLAITQPGLLPGCESTDETTRGTRLRVYPPGNRASLLAAVPGGVQTCRDPAVHQLAVSAFEPV, translated from the coding sequence ATGCGCACCCCACCAGGCAGGCCTGCCCGTCTCCGCCTCGTCGCCATGCTGTCGCTGGCTGTGTCGATTGCCGCGTCCGTCGCCGGTTGCGGGGACGCGGGTAGCTCGACCGACAGCGCGAGCGCCTCCGTACCGACCTCCCCGGGTGCCTCCGCCGCGGTGTCGGGGCCGGCACTGACACCGCCGCCGACGTCGAGCGTGGCCGCTACGGCACCCTCGACCAGTGCTTCGACTGCCGCTTCGGGCGGTGTGCCGGCGTGTGCCGCGGCAGGTCTCACCGCCGCCGTGGACGATCTTCAGGGAGCGGCGGGTCACATCTACGGCCGGATCGTGCTCACGAACACGGGTTCGGCCCCGTGCGTCGTCGCCGGGTTCCCAGGCGTCTCCGTGGTGGATGAGGCGGGACGCCAGATAGGCGCGGCGGCTGACCGGAACGGGCCGTCAGGTGCCCCCGTCACCCTGGCCCCGGGCGGGCGCGCCGGCGCGACCCTGGCCATCACGCAGCCCGGCCTGCTCCCCGGCTGTGAAAGCACCGACGAGACGACCCGGGGAACCCGGCTGCGCGTCTACCCGCCCGGCAACCGGGCCAGCCTGCTGGCGGCGGTTCCCGGCGGTGTCCAGACCTGCCGTGATCCGGCGGTCCATCAGCTCGCCGTGAGTGCTTTCGAGCCGGTCTGA
- a CDS encoding ABC transporter ATP-binding protein has protein sequence MATRIHGDLTAAEDTDTGTDRGIADGTGAAVRVRGLTRAFGSRAVLDGLDLTIAPGEFVALLGRSGSGKSTLLRVLGGFDDEVTGEVLVARRRAVVFQEPRLLPWTRVLANVILGLKGPGAAERGRAALEEVGLGGRERSWPVTLSGGEAQRVALARALVREPDLVMLDEPFGALDALTRIRMHALLHELCTRHQPAVLFVTHDVDEAVLLADRILVLSEGRLSFEASVELAAPRLRTDPAFAALRSRLLAELGVRELADATH, from the coding sequence ATGGCGACGCGGATTCACGGGGACCTGACCGCGGCCGAGGACACCGACACCGGCACCGACCGGGGGATCGCGGACGGCACCGGCGCGGCGGTGCGGGTACGCGGGCTGACCCGGGCGTTCGGTTCCCGTGCGGTCCTCGACGGCCTCGACCTCACCATCGCACCCGGCGAGTTCGTCGCCCTGCTGGGGCGCAGCGGGTCGGGCAAGAGCACGCTGTTGCGGGTTCTCGGTGGCTTCGACGACGAGGTCACCGGCGAGGTGCTGGTCGCGCGCCGGCGGGCGGTGGTCTTCCAGGAGCCCCGGCTGCTGCCGTGGACCCGAGTGCTCGCCAACGTCATCCTGGGCCTGAAGGGGCCCGGTGCGGCCGAGCGCGGGCGGGCCGCGCTCGAGGAGGTGGGCCTGGGCGGCCGAGAACGCTCGTGGCCGGTGACGCTGTCCGGCGGTGAGGCGCAGCGGGTGGCGCTCGCCCGAGCGCTGGTCCGTGAACCGGATCTGGTCATGCTGGACGAGCCGTTCGGCGCCCTGGACGCCCTGACCCGGATCCGGATGCACGCTCTGCTGCACGAGCTGTGCACCCGGCATCAGCCCGCCGTGCTGTTCGTGACGCACGACGTCGACGAGGCGGTCCTGCTGGCCGACCGGATCCTGGTCCTCTCCGAGGGCCGGCTGTCGTTCGAGGCCTCGGTCGAGCTGGCTGCGCCGCGGCTGCGAACAGATCCGGCCTTCGCCGCGCTGCGCTCCCGGCTGCTGGCCGAGCTGGGCGTCCGCGAGCTGGCCGACGCCACGCACTGA
- a CDS encoding ABC transporter permease — MEDSVTEVISEAVPRVVDRSAGSADRDRAGDGARDIGGMGVTAPGETIADVAATDGATDGATGADGVTGADGVTGAAPSAAVRLVSALEDPTGKRHRARRARRIPPWTRRLAGPALLLVAWSLATGLNLVGDRELAPPGAVVGAARELWSSGELADNLATSLFRVAWGLLIGVGLGLALAVVAGFFRFGEDVVDSAMNFLRAIPVIALLPLIIVWIGIGEEAKIFLITVGVTFPIYMNTFAAIRGVDIKLVEAGRAFGLSRTGLIRRVIIPGALPGFLVGLRWSMGVAWLLVVFAEQVNTDSGIGYLLNRAQGWNRTDIMVLCLVIYGILGLLCDGIVRVLERSLLSWRRGFTGT; from the coding sequence ATGGAGGACTCCGTGACCGAAGTGATCAGCGAGGCCGTCCCGCGCGTGGTCGACCGGTCTGCCGGATCCGCGGACCGTGACCGGGCTGGCGACGGTGCCCGTGACATCGGCGGCATGGGGGTTACGGCCCCGGGGGAGACGATCGCGGACGTGGCGGCCACGGACGGGGCCACGGACGGGGCCACGGGCGCGGACGGGGTCACGGGCGCGGACGGGGTCACGGGCGCGGCCCCGTCCGCGGCGGTGCGGCTGGTCTCCGCGTTGGAGGATCCGACCGGGAAACGCCACCGTGCGCGGCGCGCGCGGAGGATTCCGCCCTGGACCCGCCGGCTCGCCGGCCCGGCGCTGCTGCTCGTCGCCTGGTCGCTCGCGACCGGCCTGAACCTGGTCGGTGACCGTGAGCTGGCCCCACCAGGCGCCGTGGTCGGCGCGGCGCGGGAGCTGTGGAGCTCGGGCGAGCTCGCGGACAACCTCGCCACCTCCCTGTTCAGGGTGGCCTGGGGTCTGCTGATCGGAGTGGGTCTCGGGCTCGCGCTCGCCGTGGTCGCCGGATTCTTCCGGTTCGGCGAGGACGTCGTCGATTCCGCGATGAACTTCCTGCGCGCGATTCCGGTCATCGCGCTGCTGCCCCTGATCATCGTCTGGATCGGGATCGGCGAAGAGGCGAAGATCTTCCTGATCACGGTCGGTGTGACCTTCCCGATCTATATGAACACCTTCGCGGCGATCCGTGGTGTGGACATCAAGCTTGTCGAGGCGGGAAGGGCCTTCGGGCTCAGCCGCACCGGCCTGATCCGGCGGGTGATCATCCCGGGCGCCCTCCCGGGTTTCCTGGTCGGCCTTCGCTGGTCGATGGGTGTCGCCTGGCTGCTCGTGGTGTTCGCGGAACAGGTCAACACCGACTCCGGAATCGGCTATCTGCTCAACCGCGCCCAGGGCTGGAACCGGACCGACATCATGGTTCTCTGCCTGGTCATCTACGGAATTCTCGGCCTGCTCTGCGACGGCATCGTCCGTGTCCTGGAAAGGAGCCTGTTGTCATGGCGACGCGGATTCACGGGGACCTGA
- a CDS encoding PhnD/SsuA/transferrin family substrate-binding protein, with amino-acid sequence MRHRRIRWRWPVLAQAGLVAVLAFGLAACGGDDGGSTGSSGSAGGTAGTLRIGDQSKSLELPITLSGQGQGTSYKLNWNNFADGPHMNAAFSADRLDVGFMGDTPVLFANASDAGVVAVAVSESSVNSQTIFVPKDSDIRDLAGLKGKRIAFTQGTSLHGYLLNQLASVGLDQDDVKVVNVPAASIGATFASGEADAVVYVRQFGAALGPDARELKTSPLPQYSVLLAAKDALADPARRAAVTDFVLRLSRASTWPKDHPDEWVQKYYVETLKQDPKASRTFFDSLPRTRYTPVSDSFIESQRVQAKLLSAVGELPTSLSVDNEIDKDFNLELRDAFTAASLPL; translated from the coding sequence ATGCGCCATCGACGGATCCGCTGGCGGTGGCCGGTGCTGGCCCAGGCCGGCCTGGTCGCCGTTCTCGCCTTCGGCCTCGCCGCCTGCGGTGGGGACGACGGCGGTTCCACCGGTTCCAGCGGGTCCGCCGGTGGAACCGCCGGAACGCTGCGTATCGGTGACCAGAGCAAGTCGCTGGAGCTGCCGATCACCCTGTCCGGCCAGGGGCAGGGGACGTCCTACAAGCTCAACTGGAACAACTTCGCGGACGGGCCGCACATGAATGCCGCCTTCAGCGCGGACCGACTCGATGTCGGTTTCATGGGCGACACCCCGGTGCTGTTCGCGAACGCCTCGGATGCCGGCGTGGTCGCCGTGGCCGTCTCGGAGTCGTCCGTGAACTCCCAGACCATCTTCGTGCCGAAGGACTCGGACATCCGAGACCTCGCCGGTCTGAAGGGGAAGCGGATCGCGTTCACCCAGGGCACTTCGCTGCACGGCTATCTGCTCAACCAGCTCGCCTCGGTCGGGCTGGACCAGGACGATGTCAAGGTCGTGAACGTTCCGGCCGCGAGCATTGGTGCCACGTTCGCCTCCGGCGAGGCGGACGCGGTGGTCTACGTCCGCCAGTTCGGCGCCGCACTCGGTCCAGACGCACGTGAGCTGAAGACCAGCCCACTTCCGCAGTACTCAGTGCTGCTCGCGGCCAAGGACGCGCTCGCCGACCCGGCCCGCCGCGCCGCGGTGACGGACTTCGTGCTCCGCCTCTCCCGCGCCTCGACCTGGCCCAAGGACCATCCGGACGAGTGGGTGCAGAAGTACTACGTCGAGACGCTCAAGCAGGATCCGAAGGCTTCGCGCACCTTCTTCGACAGCCTGCCCAGAACCAGGTACACGCCTGTCTCCGACTCCTTCATCGAGAGCCAGCGGGTGCAGGCGAAGCTGCTTTCCGCCGTCGGTGAGCTGCCGACCTCGCTGAGCGTCGACAACGAGATCGACAAGGATTTCAACCTGGAGCTGCGGGACGCGTTCACCGCCGCGAGCCTGCCGCTGTGA
- a CDS encoding TauD/TfdA dioxygenase family protein — protein sequence MAGAVQSIGIDVRPLSGYTGAEIHGVDLREDLDDATIAEIRSALLTWKVVFFRDQHLDHAQQVAFGRRFGRLTAAHPHETEPPAGHPEILPIDSRRYAKLFGDRRKATYDNGWHTDVTALVNPPAGSILRADIVPPYGGDTAWTNLVAAYQSLPEPLRVLADSLRARHSFSLPIFEGGEYGRRIQSNPLVAIHPVVRVHPETGERALFVSPSFTARDNDIIGLSPRQSHRVLELFYEQISRPEFTVRFKWNPGDVAFWDNRATAHLGPSDLSHLEFDRVLYRVTIEGDVPVGVDGQESELVAGQPFLGS from the coding sequence ATGGCTGGAGCCGTCCAGAGCATCGGTATCGACGTCAGGCCGTTGTCGGGGTACACCGGAGCGGAGATCCACGGGGTCGATCTGCGGGAGGATCTCGATGACGCGACCATCGCCGAGATCCGTTCCGCCCTGCTGACCTGGAAGGTGGTCTTCTTCCGCGACCAGCACCTGGACCACGCGCAGCAGGTGGCCTTCGGCCGGCGGTTCGGCCGGCTCACCGCGGCGCACCCGCACGAGACCGAGCCGCCCGCGGGTCACCCGGAGATCCTTCCGATCGACAGCCGGCGGTACGCGAAGCTTTTCGGTGACCGGCGGAAGGCCACCTACGACAACGGGTGGCACACCGACGTCACCGCGCTGGTCAACCCGCCGGCCGGCTCGATCCTGCGTGCCGACATCGTGCCGCCCTACGGCGGGGACACGGCGTGGACGAACCTGGTCGCGGCCTACCAGTCGCTTCCGGAGCCGCTGCGGGTGCTGGCCGACAGCCTGCGGGCCCGGCACAGCTTCAGCCTGCCGATCTTCGAGGGCGGCGAGTACGGAAGGCGGATCCAGTCGAACCCCCTGGTGGCGATTCACCCGGTGGTGCGAGTGCATCCGGAGACCGGTGAGCGCGCGCTTTTCGTGAGCCCGAGCTTCACCGCCCGCGACAACGACATCATCGGCCTTTCGCCCCGCCAGAGCCACCGTGTTCTCGAGCTGTTCTACGAGCAGATCTCGCGGCCGGAGTTCACCGTGCGATTCAAGTGGAACCCCGGCGATGTCGCGTTCTGGGACAATCGGGCCACGGCCCATCTCGGTCCGTCCGACCTCAGTCACCTCGAGTTCGACCGTGTTCTCTACCGGGTGACCATCGAAGGTGATGTTCCGGTCGGCGTCGACGGGCAGGAGTCCGAACTGGTCGCCGGGCAGCCGTTCCTCGGCAGCTGA
- a CDS encoding ROK family protein — MPGPRTSSPATNQPVASSDIPDTGRDGHRPRDRSRGSGSAAAVLRAVLDHGPVARSFIGAATGLSPAAVSRQTADLISLGVLRELPAAACGPRAGRPSVPIDVDTDTHLACGVHIAVPILTFGLVDLRGRTVAREELPHSGDAAELITLIARGLPRFLQRHAGRRRVLGLGVVTGGHVDGRTGTVVEHEPLGWRNLQLGPLLAARTGLPVRVDSHAHALAEAEILFGGPRARSSLVHLFVGNVVDAAIATEGVVHRGLRSAAGGVAHLPVPGARQPCPCGERGCAQASLSDRALLARAVERGILPRPDPMLLQQAVAAGEPAAVELVRRRLGGIAKVVATLLDMLDPELLVLTELGVLFQPALLPDLFEEIAAHSRSCRDPEPVVRPSSFGADVLAVAATAAVLNSVHRSPRTLDAFSRHPVLAAGAAGVAGVAGVAGGAVPGRFPEAALK, encoded by the coding sequence GTGCCCGGTCCGCGCACGAGCTCACCCGCGACGAACCAGCCCGTTGCCAGCTCCGACATCCCGGACACCGGCCGCGACGGCCATCGGCCGCGCGATCGGTCGCGGGGGTCGGGCTCGGCCGCCGCGGTCCTGCGTGCGGTGCTCGACCATGGCCCGGTCGCCCGGAGCTTCATCGGCGCGGCGACCGGGCTCAGTCCCGCGGCGGTGTCCCGGCAGACGGCGGACCTGATCTCGCTGGGTGTGCTGCGGGAGCTGCCAGCCGCGGCCTGCGGGCCACGTGCGGGCCGGCCGAGCGTGCCGATCGACGTCGACACCGACACGCATCTCGCCTGCGGTGTTCACATCGCCGTCCCCATCCTCACCTTCGGCCTGGTGGACCTGCGGGGCCGGACCGTGGCCAGGGAGGAGCTGCCGCACAGCGGTGACGCCGCCGAGCTGATCACCCTCATCGCGCGTGGTCTGCCGCGGTTCCTTCAGCGGCATGCCGGCCGCCGCCGGGTGCTGGGTCTCGGTGTGGTGACCGGAGGCCACGTCGATGGCCGGACCGGCACCGTTGTCGAGCATGAGCCGCTGGGCTGGCGCAACCTCCAGCTGGGACCGCTGCTGGCGGCCCGCACCGGTCTGCCGGTCCGGGTCGACAGCCACGCGCACGCACTGGCCGAGGCCGAGATCCTCTTCGGTGGGCCTCGTGCCCGGTCCAGCCTCGTCCACCTGTTCGTGGGCAACGTGGTGGACGCCGCGATCGCGACCGAGGGTGTGGTCCACCGTGGCCTGCGCTCGGCCGCCGGGGGAGTGGCGCACCTGCCGGTTCCCGGTGCGCGACAGCCCTGCCCGTGCGGGGAGCGTGGCTGCGCGCAGGCGTCGCTGTCCGACCGCGCGCTGCTCGCGAGGGCGGTCGAGCGCGGGATCCTGCCGCGACCGGACCCGATGCTGCTCCAACAGGCGGTCGCGGCGGGCGAACCGGCGGCGGTCGAGCTGGTACGCCGCCGGCTCGGTGGCATCGCCAAGGTGGTCGCGACCCTTCTGGACATGCTCGATCCGGAGCTGCTGGTGCTGACCGAGCTGGGAGTGCTTTTCCAGCCCGCGCTGCTGCCGGACCTGTTCGAGGAGATCGCCGCGCATTCCCGTTCGTGCCGGGATCCGGAGCCAGTCGTGCGGCCCAGCAGCTTCGGGGCGGACGTGCTCGCGGTCGCGGCGACGGCGGCCGTGCTGAACTCCGTGCACCGAAGCCCGCGGACGCTGGACGCATTCTCGCGCCATCCAGTTCTCGCGGCCGGGGCGGCCGGGGTAGCTGGGGTGGCCGGGGTAGCTGGTGGGGCTGTACCCGGTCGTTTCCCGGAAGCGGCGCTGAAATAA
- a CDS encoding putative leader peptide has translation MDGLAFRPMGEHAHLVGRAHIDLRRVASALCQTTR, from the coding sequence ATGGATGGCCTAGCTTTTCGTCCCATGGGTGAGCACGCGCATCTCGTCGGTCGTGCTCATATCGATCTCCGGCGCGTTGCCAGCGCGCTCTGTCAGACCACGCGCTGA
- a CDS encoding AraC family transcriptional regulator codes for MRRGGHALAGSYLHDGTALVTGWHSHSMHQIEYAVAGVVEVETESAHYLLPPQQAAWIPAGLEHQATLNPAARTISVVFDPGLVPRPGDRARIIAVPPLIREMMIYALRWPIARAGDDPVAQGFFRTLGHLVAEALDHEAPLSLPTTSDPVVAAAIAYTQTHLDSASVGAVSRAVGVSERTLRRQFQATLGMSWRHYVLQARLLRSMALLANPDLSVLEVSTAVGFENPSAFARAFAQHCGEKPSSYRRRAGAPPADGPVAGLGTAPLAPARG; via the coding sequence ATGCGCCGAGGGGGCCACGCGCTCGCCGGCAGCTACCTGCACGACGGCACCGCCCTGGTAACCGGCTGGCATTCGCACAGCATGCACCAGATCGAGTACGCCGTCGCCGGCGTCGTCGAGGTGGAGACGGAGAGCGCACACTATCTGCTCCCGCCGCAGCAGGCCGCCTGGATTCCCGCGGGCCTGGAACATCAGGCGACGCTCAACCCGGCCGCCCGGACCATCTCCGTCGTGTTCGACCCCGGGCTCGTCCCGCGGCCGGGTGACCGTGCGCGCATCATCGCCGTGCCGCCACTCATCCGCGAGATGATGATCTATGCGTTGCGCTGGCCGATCGCCCGTGCTGGCGACGACCCGGTGGCGCAGGGGTTCTTCCGGACCCTCGGCCATCTCGTCGCGGAGGCGCTGGACCATGAGGCTCCGCTGAGCCTGCCCACGACGTCCGACCCAGTCGTCGCGGCAGCGATCGCCTACACCCAGACGCATCTCGACTCCGCCTCCGTCGGCGCGGTCAGCCGTGCCGTCGGCGTGTCGGAGCGGACGTTGCGCCGGCAGTTCCAGGCCACGCTCGGCATGTCGTGGCGGCACTACGTCCTGCAGGCGAGGCTGTTGCGTTCGATGGCGCTGCTGGCGAACCCGGACCTGTCGGTGCTCGAGGTGTCCACGGCCGTGGGCTTCGAGAACCCGAGCGCGTTCGCGCGGGCCTTCGCCCAGCACTGCGGGGAGAAGCCGTCGTCCTACCGCCGGCGGGCCGGCGCTCCCCCCGCGGACGGACCGGTCGCGGGCCTGGGTACGGCGCCGCTGGCACCGGCGCGGGGCTGA
- a CDS encoding TetR/AcrR family transcriptional regulator, with the protein MSSGQRRQGSEESGTRTALLDATAQIMLEEGYAAVSSRRVAAQAGIKPALVHYYFRSMDDLFLAVFRRGAEANLARQQAALREPRHLWALWEIDIDPRGTALLTEFMALANHRKAIRAEIAAYAERFRETERAALAAALEARGGAPAEIDPLVATLFMTGISRILVMERALGITMGHQETLELVNLWLEALDPAEEH; encoded by the coding sequence ATGAGTTCAGGACAACGCCGCCAGGGGAGCGAGGAGTCCGGGACCCGTACCGCCCTGCTCGACGCGACTGCCCAGATCATGCTGGAAGAGGGGTACGCCGCCGTCAGCTCCCGGCGGGTCGCGGCCCAGGCCGGGATCAAGCCCGCCCTCGTGCATTACTACTTCCGGTCGATGGACGATCTCTTTCTGGCCGTGTTCCGGCGCGGTGCGGAGGCGAACCTGGCTCGGCAGCAGGCGGCCCTGCGCGAGCCGCGCCACCTGTGGGCCCTGTGGGAGATCGACATCGATCCGCGTGGGACCGCGCTGCTCACCGAGTTCATGGCACTCGCCAACCATCGCAAGGCCATCCGCGCGGAGATCGCGGCCTACGCGGAGCGGTTCCGCGAGACGGAACGCGCCGCGCTGGCAGCGGCCCTCGAGGCTCGGGGCGGCGCGCCGGCCGAGATCGACCCGCTGGTGGCGACCCTCTTCATGACGGGCATATCGCGCATTCTGGTCATGGAGCGTGCACTGGGAATCACCATGGGCCACCAGGAGACCCTGGAGCTGGTGAACCTGTGGCTGGAGGCGCTGGATCCGGCCGAGGAGCACTGA
- a CDS encoding alkaline phosphatase D family protein, with the protein MTQLNRRTVILGGMAGVGTALAGVSIARAASYPFTLGVASGEPTADGFVLWTRLAPSPLNADGLGGMSSANVTVEWQVATDQYFTTLAASGSTTAVQAWAHSVHVEVSGLQPNSEYWYRFRASGQISPVGRARTAPAVGTSPTLKMLFASCSHYEAGYFTAYRRMAEETPDLILHLGDYIYEGGAGSSGVRTHQPSAEITSLANYRVRHALYKTDVDLQAAHAVAPWIPVWDDHEVENNYANLVRENSTPAGDFTARRAAAYKAYYEHMPLRSAQIPVSQNMQLYRRLRWGSLATFHMLDTRQYRDDQACGDGTQVCADADLASRTLTGAAQETWLLDGLGQHLGTWDIIGQQVFFAQRLSSAAGAKSMDAWDGYTANRGRIQAGWQATGNDSVVVLTGDVHQHWASNIMDNYTTQNQVIGTELVTTSITSGGDGTGAGTGLSTLNPHVKFNWNRRGYVRTVTTPAQMTVDFRVLNQVTVRGLAVSTAQSYVIQAGNPGLQTV; encoded by the coding sequence ATGACCCAACTCAACCGACGCACCGTCATCCTCGGCGGGATGGCGGGAGTGGGAACTGCGCTGGCGGGCGTCTCGATCGCCCGGGCCGCGTCCTACCCCTTCACTCTCGGTGTCGCCTCCGGCGAGCCCACCGCGGACGGATTCGTTCTGTGGACCCGCCTCGCGCCCAGTCCTCTCAACGCGGACGGACTCGGCGGAATGTCGAGCGCCAATGTCACCGTGGAGTGGCAGGTGGCGACCGACCAGTACTTCACCACGCTCGCCGCCAGCGGATCGACGACCGCCGTCCAGGCCTGGGCGCACAGCGTCCACGTCGAGGTCAGCGGCCTGCAGCCGAACAGCGAGTACTGGTACCGGTTCCGCGCGTCGGGCCAGATCTCCCCGGTGGGCCGCGCCCGCACCGCGCCGGCCGTCGGCACCAGCCCCACCCTGAAGATGCTGTTCGCCTCCTGCTCGCACTACGAGGCCGGCTACTTCACCGCCTACCGCCGGATGGCCGAGGAGACCCCGGACCTGATCCTGCACCTCGGCGACTACATCTACGAGGGTGGCGCCGGCAGCTCCGGCGTGCGCACGCACCAGCCGAGCGCGGAGATCACCTCCCTGGCGAACTACCGGGTGCGGCACGCCCTTTACAAGACGGACGTCGATCTGCAGGCCGCGCATGCCGTCGCACCCTGGATCCCGGTGTGGGACGACCACGAGGTCGAGAACAACTACGCGAACCTCGTCCGGGAGAACTCCACCCCCGCCGGGGACTTCACGGCCCGGCGGGCCGCCGCGTACAAGGCGTACTACGAGCACATGCCGCTGCGCTCGGCGCAGATCCCCGTCAGCCAGAACATGCAGCTCTACCGGCGGCTGCGCTGGGGCAGCCTGGCCACCTTCCACATGCTCGACACCCGGCAGTACCGCGACGACCAGGCCTGCGGCGACGGCACGCAGGTCTGCGCGGACGCCGATCTCGCGAGCCGCACGCTGACCGGGGCCGCGCAGGAGACCTGGCTGCTCGACGGCCTCGGCCAGCACCTCGGCACCTGGGACATCATCGGCCAGCAGGTCTTCTTCGCGCAGCGGCTGAGCTCCGCCGCCGGCGCGAAGAGCATGGACGCCTGGGACGGCTACACCGCCAACCGCGGCCGCATCCAGGCCGGCTGGCAGGCCACCGGCAACGACAGCGTCGTCGTGCTCACCGGGGACGTCCACCAGCACTGGGCCTCGAACATCATGGACAACTACACGACGCAGAACCAGGTGATCGGCACCGAGCTGGTGACCACCTCGATCACCTCCGGCGGTGACGGCACCGGCGCCGGAACCGGCCTGTCCACCCTGAACCCGCACGTGAAGTTCAACTGGAACCGCCGCGGCTACGTACGCACCGTCACCACCCCCGCCCAGATGACGGTGGACTTCCGCGTGCTCAACCAGGTCACCGTGCGTGGCCTGGCGGTCAGCACGGCGCAGAGCTACGTGATCCAGGCCGGGAACCCCGGCCTCCAGACGGTCTGA